In Patagioenas fasciata isolate bPatFas1 chromosome 2, bPatFas1.hap1, whole genome shotgun sequence, a single window of DNA contains:
- the LOC136098469 gene encoding histamine H3 receptor-like — translation MQLSSQTELTWISNMHNSTAEALHATGTFNETLSTLASSSEFSLGVLVLLAFLMVLLALVTTLGNILVIFAFITDRNLRHRSNYFFLNLAISDFAVGAFCIPLYIPYALTGTWHLGRGLCKLWLVMDYLLCTASVFSIVLISYDRFLSVTKAVSYRAQQGITSNPVIKMVATWVFAFLLYCPAILFWEHVAGRSVVAADQCYAEFFDNWYFLLCASTLEFFVPLLSVTYFNVHIFHSIQRRQRHGSTQDCEPARRGSLSWGFCLLPRPGASSSPSEAEDSGSSLTRSWRPALMANCPSPTQTNSTALKREFSASFHSRTGSKLQQDKKIAKSLAIIVCVFAICWAPYSLLMIIRGACRGTCVHKSLYEITFWLLWLNSSLNPFLYPLCHMRFRMAFMKILCPKKFAKLRSRNTPSI, via the exons ATGCAACTTTCTTCCCAGACTGAACTGACCTGGATATCCAACATGCACAACAGCACTGCTGAAGCTCTGCATGCAACTGGAACATTTAACGAGACTTTGTCCACACTGGCATCGAGCTCTGAGTTTTCACTGGGCGTGTTGGTGCTGCTGGCGTTCCTCATGGTGCTGCTGGCTCTGGTCACCACCCTGGGAAACATCCTGGTGATCTTTGCTTTCATCACAGACAGAAACCTGAGGCATCGGAGTAACTATTTCTTTCTCAATCTCGCTATTTCTGACTTTGCAGTAG GTGCATTCTGTATACCTTTGTACATCCCTTACGCCCTGACAGGGACATGGCACTTGGGAAGAGGCCTGTGCAAGCTCTGGCTAGTCATGGACTATCTACTGTGCACAGCTTCGGTGTTCAGCATTGTCCTTATCAGCTACGACCGTTTTCTGTCCGTTACTAAAGCG GTAtcttacagagcccagcagggaATCACATCCAACCCTGTCATCAAGATGGTGGCCACCTGGGTCTTTGCGTTCCTTCTCTACTGCCCGGCCATCCTCTTTTGGGAGCACGTGGCCGGACGCAGCGTGGTAGCGGCGGATCAGTGCTACGCTGAGTTCTTCGACAACTGGTACTTCCTCCTGTGCGCGTCCACCCTGGAGTTCTTCGTGCCGCTGCTCTCGGTGACCTACTTCAACGTGCACATCTTCCACAGCATCCAGAGGCGGCAGCGGCACGGCAGCACGCAGGACTGTGAGCCTGCGAGGAGAGGCAGCCTGTCCTGGGGATTTTGCCTCTTGCCAAGGCCAGGAGCATCTTCTTCTCCATCGGAGGCAGAGGACAGTGGTTCTTCCTTAACGAGGTCATGGAGACCAGCACTGATGGCTAATTGCCCATCTCCAACACAAACCAATTCCACAGCTCTCAAAAGggaattttctgcttcttttcattCTAGGACTGGGTCAAAACTGCAGCAGGACAAGAAAATAGCGAAATCGCTTGCCATAATTGTGTGTGTCTTTGCCATTTGCTGGGCCCCATACAGTTTACTAATGATTATTCGTGGAGCCTGCCGAGGAACCTGTGTCCATAAATCCCTGTATGAAATAACCTTTTGGCTTTTGTGGCTCAACTCCTCTTTAAACCCATTTCTTTACCCTCTCTGTCATATGAGGTTTCGAATGGCTTTCATGAAAATATTGTGTCCCAAAAAGTTTGCAAAATTGAGATCACGTAACACACCTTCTATTTAG